A stretch of the Streptosporangiales bacterium genome encodes the following:
- a CDS encoding ABC transporter permease has product MSALQYTVADSATMLRRNMKHMIRYPSMTLLLMGMPVILLLLFVYVFGETMGAGLGGVSGGRTEYANYVVPGVLLIGVAGSAQGTAIAVAMDMTEGIVARFRTMAIARASVLTGHVLGAVIQTMLALVVVMAVALLVGFRPSAGPLEWLGATGMLVLVALALTWVSVALGMAAKTVESASNLPMPMILLPFLGSGFVPTDSMPTAFRWFAEYQPFTPVMETVRGLLMGTPVGNAWLLAIAWCVALSAAGYLWARSLYNRKSLR; this is encoded by the coding sequence ATGAGCGCACTGCAATACACGGTGGCCGACTCCGCGACGATGCTGCGGCGCAACATGAAGCACATGATCAGGTACCCGTCGATGACGTTGCTCTTGATGGGTATGCCGGTGATCCTCCTGCTGCTGTTCGTCTACGTGTTCGGCGAGACGATGGGCGCCGGGCTCGGCGGCGTCAGCGGCGGCCGCACCGAGTACGCGAACTACGTGGTGCCGGGCGTGCTGCTGATCGGCGTCGCGGGATCGGCGCAGGGCACGGCGATCGCCGTGGCGATGGACATGACAGAGGGCATCGTCGCGAGGTTCCGCACCATGGCGATCGCGCGGGCGTCGGTGCTCACCGGGCACGTACTCGGCGCCGTGATCCAGACGATGCTCGCCCTGGTGGTCGTCATGGCGGTCGCCCTCCTCGTCGGTTTCCGGCCGTCCGCCGGCCCGCTGGAGTGGCTGGGCGCGACGGGCATGCTGGTGCTGGTGGCGCTCGCGCTCACCTGGGTGTCGGTGGCGCTCGGCATGGCGGCCAAGACCGTCGAGTCGGCGAGCAACCTGCCGATGCCGATGATCCTGTTGCCGTTCCTCGGCAGCGGCTTCGTCCCGACCGACTCGATGCCGACGGCCTTCCGGTGGTTCGCCGAGTACCAGCCGTTCACGCCGGTCATGGAGACCGTACGCGGGCTGCTGATGGGCACGCCGGTCGGCAACGCATGGCTGCTCGCGATCGCCTGGTGCGTCGCCCTCAGCGCCGCGGGCTACCTCTGGGCGCGGTCGCTGTACAACCGCAAGTCCCTGCGCTGA
- the amt gene encoding ammonium transporter — protein sequence MNSGDTAWMMISAAIVLLMTPGLALFYGGMVRAKSVLNMMMMSFGALGLVTILWVFYGYSVAFGNDVGAGLLGNPAEFFGLRGLLAEDALAGTFPATVFVVFQGVFAVITVALISGAIADRAKFGAWMVFAGLWATLVYFPVAHWVFAFDGDGGVVGGWIANDLAAIDFAGGTAVHINSGAAALALALVLGKRIGWRKDPMRPHNLTLVMLGAALLWFGWFGFNAGSAVAADNIAGVAFVNTFAAAAAACLAWLLIEKIRDGHATTLGAASGIVAGLVAITPACSAVSPVGAIVVGLIAGALCAGAVGLKYKLGYDDSLDVVGIHLVGGLWGTISVGFLATAAAPAAVDGLFYGGGVDQLWRQAVGAVAVMVFSFVVAWILGFIIDKTMGFRVSKEVEVEGVDQAVHAETAYDLLTSGGGSYSPDPARTSATKSEEVSA from the coding sequence CTGAACTCAGGCGACACCGCCTGGATGATGATAAGCGCGGCAATCGTCCTGCTCATGACGCCCGGCCTGGCGCTCTTCTACGGCGGCATGGTGCGTGCGAAGAGCGTCTTGAACATGATGATGATGAGCTTCGGCGCACTCGGCCTCGTCACCATCTTGTGGGTGTTCTACGGGTACTCCGTCGCATTCGGCAACGACGTGGGCGCCGGCCTGCTCGGCAACCCGGCGGAGTTCTTCGGGTTACGCGGGCTGCTGGCCGAGGACGCACTCGCCGGCACCTTCCCCGCGACCGTCTTCGTCGTCTTCCAGGGCGTGTTCGCGGTCATCACCGTCGCACTGATTTCCGGCGCCATCGCGGACCGCGCGAAGTTCGGCGCCTGGATGGTGTTCGCCGGTCTCTGGGCCACGCTCGTGTACTTCCCGGTTGCGCACTGGGTGTTCGCGTTCGACGGCGACGGCGGTGTGGTCGGCGGCTGGATCGCCAACGACCTCGCGGCGATCGACTTCGCCGGCGGCACCGCGGTGCACATCAACTCCGGCGCGGCGGCACTCGCGCTCGCGCTCGTACTCGGCAAGCGGATCGGCTGGCGCAAGGACCCGATGCGCCCGCACAACCTGACGCTGGTGATGCTCGGCGCCGCACTGCTGTGGTTCGGCTGGTTCGGCTTCAACGCGGGTTCGGCGGTCGCCGCCGACAACATCGCCGGTGTGGCGTTCGTCAACACGTTCGCCGCCGCCGCCGCGGCCTGCCTCGCCTGGCTGCTCATCGAGAAGATCCGCGACGGGCACGCCACCACACTCGGCGCCGCCTCGGGCATCGTGGCCGGCCTGGTGGCCATCACGCCGGCCTGTTCCGCGGTCAGCCCGGTCGGCGCGATCGTCGTCGGCCTGATCGCCGGTGCGCTCTGCGCGGGCGCGGTCGGCCTGAAGTACAAGCTCGGCTACGACGACAGCCTCGATGTCGTCGGCATCCACCTGGTGGGTGGCCTGTGGGGCACCATCAGCGTCGGCTTCCTCGCCACCGCGGCCGCTCCCGCTGCGGTCGACGGCCTGTTCTACGGCGGCGGCGTGGACCAGCTCTGGCGGCAGGCGGTCGGGGCCGTCGCGGTGATGGTGTTCTCCTTCGTCGTGGCCTGGATCCTAGGGTTCATCATCGACAAGACGATGGGCTTCCGGGTGTCCAAGGAGGTCGAGGTCGAAGGTGTCGATCAGGCGGTGCACGCCGAGACGGCGTACGACCTGCTCACCTCCGGCGGCGGCAGCTACAGCCCTGACCCGGCCCGTACGTCGGCCACCAAATCGGAGGAGGTGTCCGCATGA
- a CDS encoding DUF4097 family beta strand repeat protein — protein sequence MGPLMPAYETSAPIAASVDVPSGRIRVTATERTDTVVEVRPSNELSDKDVQAAEETQVEYVRGRLTVRAPKSWLRSLIGPTASIDVDIALPAGSALTVSTWGDCTCEGRLGDVAVESAAGSLRIEHAAGLRAKTAAGDIAVGRIDGRGDVDAAVGAVWMDEVAGPTVAKVSSGGVTVGEVTADLRLHGAYGDIRVDRVLATVGAKTAYGSVRVGEAVRSAIVLDTGHGDLEVGIAAGTAAWLDVSSKYGVVRSALDATGEPPADGETVEIRARTQYGDVIVRRA from the coding sequence ATGGGTCCGCTGATGCCCGCCTACGAGACGTCGGCCCCGATCGCCGCGAGCGTGGACGTGCCAAGCGGCCGCATCCGGGTCACCGCCACCGAGCGCACCGACACCGTGGTCGAGGTGCGCCCGAGCAACGAGCTGAGCGACAAGGACGTGCAGGCGGCCGAGGAGACCCAGGTCGAGTACGTACGGGGCAGGCTCACCGTGCGCGCGCCGAAGAGCTGGCTGCGCTCGCTGATCGGCCCCACCGCGTCGATCGACGTCGACATCGCCCTGCCCGCGGGCAGCGCGCTGACCGTCTCCACCTGGGGCGACTGCACCTGCGAGGGGCGACTCGGCGACGTCGCCGTGGAGTCCGCGGCCGGCAGCCTCAGGATCGAGCACGCCGCGGGCCTGCGCGCGAAGACCGCGGCCGGCGACATCGCCGTCGGGCGCATCGACGGCCGCGGCGACGTGGACGCGGCCGTGGGCGCCGTCTGGATGGACGAGGTCGCCGGGCCGACGGTCGCGAAGGTGTCGTCCGGCGGCGTCACCGTCGGCGAGGTGACCGCGGACCTGCGGCTGCACGGGGCGTACGGGGACATCAGGGTCGACCGGGTGCTCGCCACCGTCGGCGCGAAGACGGCGTACGGCAGCGTGCGGGTCGGCGAGGCGGTGCGCAGCGCGATCGTCCTCGACACCGGGCACGGGGACCTGGAGGTCGGCATCGCCGCAGGCACCGCCGCCTGGCTCGACGTGAGCTCCAAGTACGGCGTCGTGCGCAGCGCGCTCGACGCCACCGGAGAACCGCCGGCCGACGGCGAGACCGTCGAGATCCGCGCCCGCACTCAATACGGCGACGTCATCGTCCGCCGCGCCTGA
- a CDS encoding AIM24 family protein, whose translation MRGDIFNSENTVQPPSQAGMSLQNPYCVRYAVNGDMMARQGAMVAYRGNLQIQTQSQGVGKFLKRAVTGEGVALMNVSGQGEIWFADEAKNVFVVGIDSGDSVSVNGKSVLAFDSSLNYDIQMVKGAGMVGGGLFNCVFNGQGQLAVTAHGTPMVIPVSPQLPVLVDTDAVIAWSSSLQTSINRSEGFKSFMKGGSGEMFQLVLQGQGFVVVQPSEGPTVPAASSGSSGGGGIGSLLGGD comes from the coding sequence GTGCGCGGCGACATCTTCAACTCCGAGAACACGGTGCAACCGCCCAGCCAGGCCGGGATGTCGCTGCAGAACCCGTACTGCGTGCGGTACGCGGTCAACGGCGACATGATGGCCAGGCAGGGCGCGATGGTGGCCTACCGGGGCAACCTGCAGATCCAGACCCAGTCGCAGGGAGTCGGCAAGTTCCTCAAGCGTGCCGTGACCGGTGAAGGCGTCGCGCTCATGAACGTCTCCGGCCAGGGCGAGATCTGGTTCGCCGACGAGGCGAAGAACGTCTTCGTCGTGGGCATCGACAGCGGCGACAGTGTCTCCGTCAACGGCAAGAGCGTGCTCGCGTTCGACTCCTCGCTCAACTACGACATCCAGATGGTCAAGGGTGCTGGCATGGTCGGCGGCGGCCTGTTCAACTGCGTGTTCAACGGCCAGGGCCAGTTGGCCGTCACCGCGCACGGCACCCCGATGGTCATCCCCGTGTCGCCGCAGCTGCCCGTGCTCGTCGACACCGACGCGGTGATCGCCTGGTCGTCCTCGCTGCAGACGTCCATCAACCGGTCCGAGGGCTTCAAGTCGTTCATGAAGGGCGGCTCGGGCGAGATGTTCCAGCTGGTGTTGCAGGGCCAGGGTTTCGTCGTGGTGCAGCCGAGCGAGGGCCCGACCGTCCCGGCGGCCAGCAGCGGCAGCAGTGGCGGCGGCGGCATCGGCAGCCTCCTCGGCGGCGACTGA
- a CDS encoding toxin-antitoxin system HicB family antitoxin encodes MDLTPHVTQLRQQLAVAAEAGGEDARALAERLTAPLDSAVRLAMLEILSSAAEEITRDLAPGSVELRLRGHEPAFVVTPPPAEGALPDDTKPASLKSALAGAIEVTMGVRPPAEADEGEGGTSRITLRLPEHLKPRIEAAASSAGLSVNAWLVRAVSSALELGAQTQPT; translated from the coding sequence ATGGACCTCACGCCGCATGTCACCCAGCTCAGGCAGCAGCTCGCCGTCGCCGCCGAGGCCGGTGGCGAGGACGCGCGGGCGCTGGCCGAACGGCTCACCGCACCGCTCGACTCGGCCGTCCGGCTCGCCATGCTCGAAATCCTGTCCAGCGCCGCCGAGGAGATCACCCGCGACCTGGCGCCTGGCTCCGTGGAGCTGCGGCTGCGCGGGCACGAGCCGGCCTTCGTCGTGACCCCGCCGCCGGCCGAGGGGGCGCTGCCGGACGACACGAAGCCCGCCAGCCTCAAGTCCGCGCTCGCCGGCGCCATCGAGGTCACGATGGGCGTCCGGCCGCCTGCGGAGGCCGACGAGGGCGAGGGCGGCACGTCGCGGATCACCCTGCGGCTGCCAGAACACCTGAAACCGCGCATCGAGGCGGCCGCGAGCAGTGCCGGCCTGTCGGTCAACGCGTGGCTCGTCCGGGCGGTCAGCAGCGCGCTGGAGCTCGGCGCGCAGACCCAGCCGACCTGA
- a CDS encoding maleylpyruvate isomerase family mycothiol-dependent enzyme: MEPARYLQLLRADSDRLIQVARDRLDPAVPSCPGWTLRDLVEHVAMVYAHKVTCMRELRQPSPWPPEPPAADPVDWLVRTRDELLAELEERGPAAPSFTWFPPDQTVGFWYRRMAQETAVHRVDAEEAVGEHGPVPDDLAVDGVDEVLHVMVAGDWSEEPQPGRARQVRVAGGDRAWLVELAPDEVTVTDEPAGAGPADLAAPPTQLLLWLWGRVPYEAVRPEGDADAVAALRARLAIATQ, encoded by the coding sequence ATGGAACCCGCTCGTTACCTGCAGCTGTTGCGGGCCGACTCCGATCGCCTGATCCAGGTCGCGCGCGACCGGTTGGACCCGGCCGTGCCGTCCTGCCCCGGCTGGACGCTGCGAGACCTGGTGGAGCACGTGGCGATGGTCTACGCCCACAAGGTCACGTGCATGCGGGAACTTCGGCAACCGTCGCCGTGGCCGCCGGAACCACCGGCGGCCGACCCGGTGGACTGGCTCGTACGCACCCGCGACGAGCTGCTCGCCGAGCTCGAGGAACGCGGCCCGGCCGCGCCCTCGTTCACCTGGTTCCCACCGGACCAGACGGTGGGCTTCTGGTACCGGCGGATGGCGCAGGAGACCGCGGTGCACAGGGTCGACGCCGAGGAGGCGGTCGGGGAGCACGGGCCGGTGCCCGACGACCTGGCCGTCGACGGTGTGGACGAGGTGCTGCACGTGATGGTCGCGGGCGACTGGTCCGAGGAGCCACAGCCGGGCCGCGCCAGGCAGGTGCGGGTGGCCGGTGGCGATCGTGCGTGGCTGGTGGAGCTCGCGCCCGATGAGGTCACCGTGACCGACGAGCCGGCCGGGGCGGGGCCGGCCGACCTGGCGGCACCACCGACCCAGCTGCTGCTCTGGCTGTGGGGCCGGGTGCCGTACGAGGCGGTGCGCCCTGAGGGCGACGCGGATGCGGTCGCCGCGCTGCGCGCCCGGTTGGCCATCGCCACCCAGTAG
- a CDS encoding ATP-binding cassette domain-containing protein, with the protein MHTPRQPAVTVSGLHKSFGDKVVLDGIDFQVAEGSVFALLGPNGAGKTTTVHILSTLLAADAGEVRVGGHDPGADPDAVRALIGVTGQFAAVDNLLTAAENLQLMADLYHLGRPAGRQRVAALLERFDLVEAAGKSVATFSGGMRRRLDLAMGLVGSPRIVFLDEPTAGLDPRSRRVMWQIVRDLVADGVTIFLTTQYLEEADQLADRIAVLDQGKLVAHGTPAELKQLVPGGHVSLRFADADALEAAAASLDATAKDAEELAVHTPDLDDVFLALTGDDARKETVR; encoded by the coding sequence ATGCACACACCGAGGCAACCGGCCGTCACGGTCAGCGGCCTGCACAAGTCGTTCGGCGACAAGGTCGTGCTCGACGGCATCGACTTCCAGGTGGCCGAGGGCAGTGTGTTCGCGCTGCTCGGCCCGAACGGCGCGGGCAAGACCACGACCGTGCACATCCTGTCCACGCTGCTCGCCGCGGACGCGGGGGAGGTGCGCGTGGGCGGGCACGACCCCGGGGCCGACCCGGACGCGGTGCGCGCGCTGATCGGCGTCACCGGGCAGTTCGCCGCGGTCGACAACCTGCTCACGGCGGCGGAGAACCTGCAGCTGATGGCCGACCTCTACCACCTGGGCAGGCCGGCCGGCCGGCAGCGGGTGGCCGCGCTGCTCGAGCGCTTCGACCTGGTCGAGGCGGCCGGCAAGTCGGTGGCCACGTTCTCCGGTGGCATGCGCAGGCGGCTGGATCTCGCCATGGGCCTGGTCGGTTCGCCGCGCATCGTCTTCCTGGACGAGCCGACGGCGGGCCTCGACCCGCGCAGCCGGCGGGTGATGTGGCAGATCGTGCGCGACCTGGTCGCCGACGGCGTCACCATCTTCCTCACCACGCAGTACCTCGAAGAGGCCGACCAGCTCGCCGACCGGATCGCCGTACTCGACCAGGGCAAGCTGGTCGCCCATGGTACGCCGGCGGAGCTCAAGCAGCTGGTGCCTGGCGGCCACGTGAGCCTCAGGTTCGCGGACGCGGACGCGCTCGAGGCGGCCGCGGCGAGCCTCGACGCGACCGCCAAGGACGCCGAGGAGCTCGCGGTACACACGCCCGACCTGGACGACGTCTTCCTCGCCCTCACCGGCGACGACGCACGGAAGGAGACAGTGCGATGA
- a CDS encoding [protein-PII] uridylyltransferase — MDHSRGRRRQGSDRRARRSRPVTGSRKSPAPRRNQPKRGRGSHAEPTAPSGRDLTLARRRLAADGNTLRACNERGRLLADHADNYLTGLWQNAVAEVLPGTDGDQITGVALAAVGGLGRRDAGPTSDFDLVLLHDGQTLDADQLAAFAERLWYPIWDAGMALDHSVRTPAQCREVVETDVAATVGLLDLRLVAGDSHLAEATRSRLLSRWRFGVRQWLARLEDDLAARERRSGEAAHLLEPDLKESRGGLRDALVLKALTATWLVDRPHAPVDEAYEQLVDTRDALQLATGRRGGRLVQSEQQAVASLLDLASADDVLRMVSSASRRIAHALDAAMRKARQAVAPPQRRNGRGPKVRLLGYGVAEHDGEIVLGTDVRPETDAALPLRVAAAAARRGLRPAEATLAQLAKRCPPLPVPWPAAPREALLDLLATGPSLIGVWEALDQAGFPGQWLPEWSAIRCRPQRNPVHRHTVDRHLIETAVYARAHLRDVDRPDLLLLAAWLHDIGKLPRSADHSIAGAPLAATICHRIGLPAQDVAVVTMLVREHLTLVELATRRNLDDPRTLDSLLAAVDRRPDVLELLRALTEADASATGPQAWTAWRARLIEDLTNLARGALAEDRPVPAEPAPPIQVSAAGVGPQVQVDTDDTGHLVTVVAADRPGLFADVAGLLAAHGLTVLEARVTTTDGVAADTWRTESSDGRPPDAKLLAEELRRLATGDRSPLRRMRHRDSSGQPTAGPPPRVFLVPGASDVASVLEVRASDRPALLHDLGAALHGQDVRIRSAHVETFAGQAVDTLYVTDAGGRTLHPSKAANVIAALLDTCE, encoded by the coding sequence GTGGATCACTCCCGTGGACGACGTCGTCAGGGTTCGGACCGGCGAGCACGGCGTAGCCGCCCTGTGACGGGCTCACGCAAGTCGCCGGCTCCGCGTCGGAACCAACCGAAGAGGGGGCGGGGCTCGCACGCCGAGCCCACCGCCCCCTCCGGGCGGGACCTCACCCTGGCGCGCCGGCGGCTCGCGGCCGACGGCAACACGCTGCGGGCCTGCAACGAACGGGGCAGGTTGCTCGCCGACCACGCGGACAACTACCTCACCGGCCTGTGGCAGAACGCGGTGGCCGAGGTGCTGCCGGGCACCGACGGCGACCAGATCACGGGGGTCGCCCTGGCCGCCGTCGGCGGGCTTGGCCGTAGGGACGCCGGGCCGACGAGCGACTTCGACCTGGTGCTGCTGCACGACGGCCAGACGCTCGACGCCGACCAGCTGGCGGCGTTCGCGGAACGGCTCTGGTACCCGATCTGGGACGCCGGGATGGCGCTCGACCACTCGGTACGCACGCCCGCGCAGTGCCGTGAGGTGGTGGAGACCGACGTCGCCGCGACCGTCGGGCTGCTCGATCTCCGGCTGGTCGCCGGCGACTCCCACCTGGCCGAGGCGACCAGGTCGCGGCTGCTGTCGCGCTGGCGGTTCGGCGTGCGCCAGTGGCTGGCCCGGCTGGAGGACGACCTCGCCGCCAGGGAACGGCGCAGCGGCGAAGCCGCGCACCTGCTCGAACCGGACCTCAAGGAGAGCCGCGGCGGCCTGCGCGATGCGCTCGTGCTGAAGGCACTCACCGCGACCTGGCTGGTGGACCGTCCGCACGCGCCCGTGGACGAGGCGTACGAACAGCTCGTCGACACCAGGGACGCCCTCCAGCTGGCCACCGGACGCCGCGGCGGCCGGCTGGTGCAGAGCGAGCAGCAGGCGGTCGCGTCGCTGCTCGACCTCGCCAGCGCGGACGACGTGCTGCGCATGGTGTCCAGCGCCAGCCGCAGGATCGCGCACGCGCTCGACGCGGCGATGCGCAAGGCACGGCAAGCCGTAGCGCCACCGCAGCGACGCAACGGCCGCGGCCCGAAGGTGCGGCTGCTCGGCTACGGCGTCGCGGAGCACGACGGTGAGATCGTGCTCGGCACCGACGTGCGCCCGGAGACCGACGCCGCCCTACCGTTACGGGTGGCCGCGGCCGCCGCACGCCGTGGCCTGCGGCCGGCAGAGGCGACGCTGGCACAACTGGCCAAGCGCTGCCCGCCGCTGCCCGTACCGTGGCCGGCGGCCCCGCGCGAGGCGCTGCTCGACCTGCTCGCCACCGGGCCGTCGTTGATCGGCGTCTGGGAGGCGCTCGACCAGGCGGGCTTCCCCGGCCAGTGGCTGCCGGAGTGGTCCGCGATCAGGTGCCGCCCGCAACGCAACCCGGTACACCGCCACACGGTCGACAGGCACCTGATCGAGACGGCCGTCTACGCCCGGGCGCACCTGCGCGACGTGGACCGCCCCGACCTGCTGCTGCTCGCGGCGTGGCTGCACGACATCGGCAAGCTGCCGCGCAGCGCGGACCACTCGATCGCCGGTGCGCCGCTGGCCGCGACCATCTGCCACCGGATCGGGCTGCCCGCGCAGGACGTCGCCGTGGTGACGATGCTCGTCCGCGAGCACCTCACCCTGGTGGAGCTGGCGACCCGCCGCAACCTGGACGACCCGCGCACCCTCGACAGCCTGCTCGCGGCCGTGGACCGCAGGCCGGACGTGCTGGAGCTGCTCCGCGCACTCACCGAGGCGGACGCGTCCGCGACCGGACCGCAGGCGTGGACGGCGTGGCGGGCCCGGCTGATCGAGGACCTGACCAACCTGGCCAGGGGCGCACTCGCCGAGGACCGGCCGGTGCCCGCGGAACCGGCGCCGCCGATCCAGGTCTCGGCGGCGGGCGTCGGTCCGCAGGTGCAGGTCGACACCGACGACACCGGCCACCTGGTCACCGTCGTGGCGGCCGACCGGCCCGGCCTGTTCGCCGACGTCGCGGGGCTGCTCGCCGCACACGGCCTGACGGTGCTCGAGGCGCGGGTGACCACCACCGACGGGGTCGCGGCCGACACCTGGCGCACCGAGTCGAGCGACGGCCGCCCGCCGGACGCGAAGCTGCTCGCCGAAGAGCTGCGGCGGCTCGCCACCGGCGACCGCTCGCCGCTGCGCCGGATGCGGCACCGCGACTCGTCCGGGCAACCGACCGCCGGGCCGCCGCCGCGGGTGTTCCTTGTGCCAGGCGCGTCGGACGTGGCGTCGGTGCTCGAGGTTCGGGCGAGCGACCGGCCCGCGCTGCTGCACGACCTCGGCGCGGCGCTGCACGGCCAGGACGTGCGGATCCGCTCGGCGCACGTCGAGACGTTCGCCGGGCAGGCGGTGGACACGTTGTACGTCACAGATGCCGGCGGGCGCACCCTGCACCCGTCGAAGGCCGCGAACGTCATCGCCGCACTCCTGGATACCTGTGAGTAA
- a CDS encoding P-II family nitrogen regulator (indirectly regulates nitrogen metabolism; at high nitrogen levels P-II prevents the phosphorylation of NR-I, the transcriptional activator of the glutamine synthetase gene (glnA); at low nitrogen levels P-II is uridylylated to form PII-UMP and interacts with an adenylyltransferase (GlnE) that activates GlnA), with translation MKLVTGVVKPHVLDDVKKALESFGVQGMTVSEASGYGRQRGHTEVYRGAEYRVDLLPKIRIEVLVDDGDAKDVVDVFVTAARTGSIGDGKVWITPVDDVVRVRTGEHGVAAL, from the coding sequence ATGAAGCTGGTCACCGGTGTCGTCAAGCCACACGTGCTCGACGACGTGAAGAAGGCGCTGGAGTCGTTCGGTGTGCAAGGCATGACCGTCTCCGAAGCCAGCGGCTACGGCAGGCAACGCGGCCACACCGAGGTCTACCGCGGTGCGGAGTACCGGGTCGACCTGCTGCCCAAGATCCGCATCGAAGTACTCGTCGACGATGGCGACGCCAAGGACGTGGTGGACGTGTTCGTCACGGCCGCGCGTACCGGTAGCATCGGTGACGGCAAGGTGTGGATCACTCCCGTGGACGACGTCGTCAGGGTTCGGACCGGCGAGCACGGCGTAGCCGCCCTGTGA